The proteins below come from a single Scatophagus argus isolate fScaArg1 chromosome 15, fScaArg1.pri, whole genome shotgun sequence genomic window:
- the slc25a21 gene encoding mitochondrial 2-oxodicarboxylate carrier isoform X1, whose product MTTKKPQSMLREASHQIIAGGSAGLVEICLMHPLDVVKTRFQIQRGTSDPTSYKSLGDCFRTIFRKEGVFGFYKGILPPILAETPKRAVKFFTFEQYKKLLNLTPLSPGVALSVAGLGAGLTEAVVVNPFEVVKVSLQANRDSFKEQPSSFAQARRIIRSDGFGLKGLNKGLTSTLGRHGVFNMIYFGFYFNVKDTLPTSSDPTLEFLRKFTIGLVSGTISSCVNIPFDVAKSRIQGPQPVPGEIKYRTCFQTMTLVYREEGYMALYKGLVPKIMRLGPGGAVMLLVYEYVSGWLQRNW is encoded by the exons gTCTCGTGGAGATCTGCCTGATGCATCCCCTCGATGTGGTGAAGACAAG GTTTCAGATCCAAAGGGGAACCAGCGACCCCACCAGCTACAAGAGCCTGGGTGATTGCTTCCGGACCATCTTCCGCAAAGAGGG AGTCTTTGGCTTCTACAAGGGAATCCTGCCTCCGATTCTGGCAGAAACACCGAAGAGAGCAGTGAAG tttttcACCTTTGAGCAATACAAGAAGCTGCTGAATCTGACCCCTTTGTCTCCTGGTGTG GCGCTGTCTGTAGCAGGCCTCGGCGCAGGCTTGACTGAAGCTGTTGTCGTCAATCCCTTCGAAGTGGTGAAAGTCAGTCTCCAGGCCAACAGAGATTCCTTCAAAGAG CAACCCTCCTCATTCGCTCAAGCAAGACGCATAATTAGGTCAGATGGATTCGGACTGAAGGGCCTGAATAAAGGACTAACGTCAACACTGGGACGCCATGGAGTTTTCAACATGATCTACTTTGGCTTCTACTTCAATGTGAAGGATACTCTTCCTACCAGCTCG GACCCTACCCTGGAGTTCCTGAGGAAGTTTACTATCGGCTTAGTGTCTGGGACCATCTCCTCCTGTGTGAACATTCCATTCGACGTAGCCAAGAGCCGCATCCAAGGCCCCCAGCCTGTGCCTGGGGAGATCAAGTACCGCACCTGCTTCCAGACCATGACACTGGTGTACCGGGAGGAGGG gtACATGGCACTGTACAAGGGCTTGGTGCCCAAGATAATGAGGCTTGGACCAG GTGGAGCAGTGATGCTGCTGGTATATGAATATGTGTCTGGATGGCTACAGAGGAACTGGTAA
- the slc25a21 gene encoding mitochondrial 2-oxodicarboxylate carrier isoform X2, protein MHPLDVVKTRFQIQRGTSDPTSYKSLGDCFRTIFRKEGVFGFYKGILPPILAETPKRAVKFFTFEQYKKLLNLTPLSPGVALSVAGLGAGLTEAVVVNPFEVVKVSLQANRDSFKEQPSSFAQARRIIRSDGFGLKGLNKGLTSTLGRHGVFNMIYFGFYFNVKDTLPTSSDPTLEFLRKFTIGLVSGTISSCVNIPFDVAKSRIQGPQPVPGEIKYRTCFQTMTLVYREEGYMALYKGLVPKIMRLGPGGAVMLLVYEYVSGWLQRNW, encoded by the exons ATGCATCCCCTCGATGTGGTGAAGACAAG GTTTCAGATCCAAAGGGGAACCAGCGACCCCACCAGCTACAAGAGCCTGGGTGATTGCTTCCGGACCATCTTCCGCAAAGAGGG AGTCTTTGGCTTCTACAAGGGAATCCTGCCTCCGATTCTGGCAGAAACACCGAAGAGAGCAGTGAAG tttttcACCTTTGAGCAATACAAGAAGCTGCTGAATCTGACCCCTTTGTCTCCTGGTGTG GCGCTGTCTGTAGCAGGCCTCGGCGCAGGCTTGACTGAAGCTGTTGTCGTCAATCCCTTCGAAGTGGTGAAAGTCAGTCTCCAGGCCAACAGAGATTCCTTCAAAGAG CAACCCTCCTCATTCGCTCAAGCAAGACGCATAATTAGGTCAGATGGATTCGGACTGAAGGGCCTGAATAAAGGACTAACGTCAACACTGGGACGCCATGGAGTTTTCAACATGATCTACTTTGGCTTCTACTTCAATGTGAAGGATACTCTTCCTACCAGCTCG GACCCTACCCTGGAGTTCCTGAGGAAGTTTACTATCGGCTTAGTGTCTGGGACCATCTCCTCCTGTGTGAACATTCCATTCGACGTAGCCAAGAGCCGCATCCAAGGCCCCCAGCCTGTGCCTGGGGAGATCAAGTACCGCACCTGCTTCCAGACCATGACACTGGTGTACCGGGAGGAGGG gtACATGGCACTGTACAAGGGCTTGGTGCCCAAGATAATGAGGCTTGGACCAG GTGGAGCAGTGATGCTGCTGGTATATGAATATGTGTCTGGATGGCTACAGAGGAACTGGTAA